One window of Elaeis guineensis isolate ETL-2024a chromosome 11, EG11, whole genome shotgun sequence genomic DNA carries:
- the LOC105061116 gene encoding two-component response regulator-like PRR1 isoform X2, whose product MEREGEEEKEGCRNQGQPDDAGNGRHFLDRSKVRILLCDNDPKSSQEVRQLLCKCSYQVTSVKSARQVIDVLNAQGPDIDIILAEVDLPVAKGLKMLKYVARDKSLRRIPIIMMSAKDEVSVVVKCLRLGAADYLVKPLRTNELLNIWTHVWRRRRMLRLSEKDVFSHDFELTLSDPSDANTNSTTLFSDDTDDKTRKARCPETRVSNHCEYESNASSLKPAQNNSLEEEPNILKEGDCTGGFFSCPKKTDLKIGESSAFLAYVKSNAPTSSTTLGNMDGNAAPSTHHEENIFVGGDTERYSNRGAQGSYSEGNGTVTGENTCDTSTFQMPLEIPVVCPSSNAQAQSRNEGQIDVSGVPSIFHLPFYYPGMMEQNMIPPSVQIFQGNLNDVQAHTAPPLLPQYNVLPQGPHMPMMPSFSYHPVGISLQSGQVPLPHIWSSMARSSTPEVTSGRTERRAAALIKFRKKRKDRCFDKKIRYVNRKRLAEKRPRVRGQFVRQVNGMDVHHNEFITGDGYSEEDEDEEPTSRELELVSSPE is encoded by the exons ATGGAGCGcgaaggggaggaggagaaagagggcTGCCGCAACCAAGGGCAGCCCGATGATGCAGGAAATGGCCGTCACTTCCTCGACCGCAGCAAGGTCAGGATTTTGCTCTGCGACAACGATCCCAAGAGCTCACAGGAGGTTCGTCAGCTCCTCTGCAAGTGCTCCTACCAAG TAACTTCAGTGAAGTCTGCCAGACAGGTCATTGATGTGCTTAATGCCCAGGGGCCTGATATTGACATCATTCTTGCTGAAGTTGACCTCCCAGTGGCCAAAGGGCTGAAGATGTTGAAGTACGTAGCTAGAGATAAGTCGTTGAGGCGCATTCCTATTATCA TGATGTCTGCGAAAGATGAGGTCTCAGTGGTTGTCAAGTGCTTGCGACTTGGGGCAGCCGACTATCTTGTGAAGCCATTGCGCACAAATGAGCTGCTGAATATCTGGACCCATGTGTGGAGAAGAAGACGCATG CTTCGTCTGTCAGAGAAGGATGTTTTCAGCCATGACTTTGAGTTGACATTGTCAGATCCTAGCGATGCCAACACAAACAGTACTACTTTATTCTCGGATGACACAGATGACAAGACCAGGAAGGCAAGATGTCCAGAGACAAGAGTGTCGAATCATTGTGAATATGAG TCTAATGCCTCTTCTTTGAAGCCTGCTCAAAATAATTCACTCGAGGAGGAGCCTAATATTCTTAAGGAAGGTGATTGTACAG GAGGGTTTTTTTCATGTCCAAAGAAGACTGACCTGAAGATCGGCGAATCTTCAGCCTTCCTGGCATATGTTAAATCAAATGCACCAACAAGCAGCACCACACTGGGCAATATGGATGGAAATGCTGCTCCATCAACACAtcatgaagaaaatatttttgtagGAGGTGATACTGAGAGATATAGCAACAGAGGGGCACAAGGAAGCTACTCGGAAGGGAATGGCACTGTTACTGGTGAGAACACTTGTGATACAAGTACATTTCAAATGCCATTGGAGATTCCTGTAGTATGCCCTTCTTCAAATGCACAGGCACAATCAAGGAATGAGGGCCAAATTGATGTTTCTGGTGTTCCATCAATCTTCCATTTACCATTTTACTATCCAGGGatgatggagcagaatatgatacCCCCATCTGTGCAAATATTTCAGGGTAATTTGAATGATGTGCAAGCACATACCGCACCACCCTTGCTGCCTCAGTATAATGTTCTTCCTCAGGGTCCTCATATGCCAATGATGCCATCATTTTCATATCATCCAGTTGGCATAAGTTTGCAATCAGGTCAGGTGCCTTTGCCACACATATGGTCATCGATGGCAAGGTCATCCACACCTGAAGTGACTTCTGGTCGAACCGAAAGAAGAGCAGCAGCACTTATCAAGTtcaggaagaaaagaaaggataGATGTTTCGACAAGAAGATTAGGTATGTCAATCGAAAACGTCTTGCTGAAAAAAGGCCAAGAGTTCGAGGGCAGTTTGTGAGGCAGGTGAACGGTATGGATGTTCACCACAATGAATTTATCACTGGTGATGGTTATTCTGAGGAGGATGAAGATGAGGAACCTACATCTAGGGAGTTGGAACTTGTTTCTTCTCCTGAATAG
- the LOC105061116 gene encoding two-component response regulator-like PRR1 isoform X1 — translation MEREGEEEKEGCRNQGQPDDAGNGRHFLDRSKVRILLCDNDPKSSQEVRQLLCKCSYQVTSVKSARQVIDVLNAQGPDIDIILAEVDLPVAKGLKMLKYVARDKSLRRIPIIMMSAKDEVSVVVKCLRLGAADYLVKPLRTNELLNIWTHVWRRRRMLRLSEKDVFSHDFELTLSDPSDANTNSTTLFSDDTDDKTRKARCPETRVSNHCEYESNASSLKPAQNNSLEEEPNILKEGDCTVFSGGFFSCPKKTDLKIGESSAFLAYVKSNAPTSSTTLGNMDGNAAPSTHHEENIFVGGDTERYSNRGAQGSYSEGNGTVTGENTCDTSTFQMPLEIPVVCPSSNAQAQSRNEGQIDVSGVPSIFHLPFYYPGMMEQNMIPPSVQIFQGNLNDVQAHTAPPLLPQYNVLPQGPHMPMMPSFSYHPVGISLQSGQVPLPHIWSSMARSSTPEVTSGRTERRAAALIKFRKKRKDRCFDKKIRYVNRKRLAEKRPRVRGQFVRQVNGMDVHHNEFITGDGYSEEDEDEEPTSRELELVSSPE, via the exons ATGGAGCGcgaaggggaggaggagaaagagggcTGCCGCAACCAAGGGCAGCCCGATGATGCAGGAAATGGCCGTCACTTCCTCGACCGCAGCAAGGTCAGGATTTTGCTCTGCGACAACGATCCCAAGAGCTCACAGGAGGTTCGTCAGCTCCTCTGCAAGTGCTCCTACCAAG TAACTTCAGTGAAGTCTGCCAGACAGGTCATTGATGTGCTTAATGCCCAGGGGCCTGATATTGACATCATTCTTGCTGAAGTTGACCTCCCAGTGGCCAAAGGGCTGAAGATGTTGAAGTACGTAGCTAGAGATAAGTCGTTGAGGCGCATTCCTATTATCA TGATGTCTGCGAAAGATGAGGTCTCAGTGGTTGTCAAGTGCTTGCGACTTGGGGCAGCCGACTATCTTGTGAAGCCATTGCGCACAAATGAGCTGCTGAATATCTGGACCCATGTGTGGAGAAGAAGACGCATG CTTCGTCTGTCAGAGAAGGATGTTTTCAGCCATGACTTTGAGTTGACATTGTCAGATCCTAGCGATGCCAACACAAACAGTACTACTTTATTCTCGGATGACACAGATGACAAGACCAGGAAGGCAAGATGTCCAGAGACAAGAGTGTCGAATCATTGTGAATATGAG TCTAATGCCTCTTCTTTGAAGCCTGCTCAAAATAATTCACTCGAGGAGGAGCCTAATATTCTTAAGGAAGGTGATTGTACAG TATTCTCAGGAGGGTTTTTTTCATGTCCAAAGAAGACTGACCTGAAGATCGGCGAATCTTCAGCCTTCCTGGCATATGTTAAATCAAATGCACCAACAAGCAGCACCACACTGGGCAATATGGATGGAAATGCTGCTCCATCAACACAtcatgaagaaaatatttttgtagGAGGTGATACTGAGAGATATAGCAACAGAGGGGCACAAGGAAGCTACTCGGAAGGGAATGGCACTGTTACTGGTGAGAACACTTGTGATACAAGTACATTTCAAATGCCATTGGAGATTCCTGTAGTATGCCCTTCTTCAAATGCACAGGCACAATCAAGGAATGAGGGCCAAATTGATGTTTCTGGTGTTCCATCAATCTTCCATTTACCATTTTACTATCCAGGGatgatggagcagaatatgatacCCCCATCTGTGCAAATATTTCAGGGTAATTTGAATGATGTGCAAGCACATACCGCACCACCCTTGCTGCCTCAGTATAATGTTCTTCCTCAGGGTCCTCATATGCCAATGATGCCATCATTTTCATATCATCCAGTTGGCATAAGTTTGCAATCAGGTCAGGTGCCTTTGCCACACATATGGTCATCGATGGCAAGGTCATCCACACCTGAAGTGACTTCTGGTCGAACCGAAAGAAGAGCAGCAGCACTTATCAAGTtcaggaagaaaagaaaggataGATGTTTCGACAAGAAGATTAGGTATGTCAATCGAAAACGTCTTGCTGAAAAAAGGCCAAGAGTTCGAGGGCAGTTTGTGAGGCAGGTGAACGGTATGGATGTTCACCACAATGAATTTATCACTGGTGATGGTTATTCTGAGGAGGATGAAGATGAGGAACCTACATCTAGGGAGTTGGAACTTGTTTCTTCTCCTGAATAG